The Mesorhizobium sp. NBSH29 genome has a segment encoding these proteins:
- a CDS encoding molybdopterin-dependent oxidoreductase has product MSEAEKIACEVNGVAACFDVVPYARLSTVLRDEAQMMGVKNGCDAGDCGACTVLLDDQPVCACLVPVASVEGKRIRSVEGLATNGILSRLQQAFLDHGAVQCGICTPGFLMAATALLEVNPEPQEQEVQDALGGVLCRCTGYRKIVQAVMAASKSVSLPSEQVSLIGSRVVRIDGVAKVTGSERFGADGFPTNALAVAVIRSPYWHAKFQFGDIAGFVKEHPGVVAVYTAKDIPGKNCFGVIPAFADQPALAATVARFRGEAVAIIAGERPAMASLDLSRFPIVWTERPHTLDPVRAVQDDCVQLHPSRPGNHLVSGRVSCGNPEGALARTAHAVSGSIETAYVEHAYIEPEAGHAMMEGDTLVIHVCTQAPYMDRDDTAAVLGLPPEKVRIVPTATGGGFGSKLDISVQPLIGLVALKTGRPATLAYTRSESMMSTTKRHPALMKATIGADAQGRITGMLFDGVFNTGAYASWGPTVANRVPVHASGPYAVPNYRAEARAIHTNGPVSGAFRGFGVPQATIIQETLLDALAAKLELDRLEFRQMNALQDGSRTVTGQTLYGVGIGACLDALSEHWKRALTQAEAFNAVNITIRRGVGIASCWYGCGNTSLPNPSTIRIGLAADGTVVLHQGAVDIGQGSNTVIAQIAAEALGLPLSSFRLRSADTAITPDAGKTSASRQTFVSGKAAEKAARALRNMLLRYANVTNSAELALEGSDLVIGNGASARRLALGSLPANAHDLVFMAEETYDPPTTVLDENGQGTPYAVYGYGAQIVELSVDTALGTVSLSRITAAHDVGRAINPTLAEGQIEGGIAQGIGMALMEEYVPGRTENLHDYLIPTIGDVPPIETILIEVPDPEGPFGAKGLGEHVLIPTAPAILNAIRHATGALVTRLPATPTRVLAAIQALEEHA; this is encoded by the coding sequence ATGAGTGAAGCTGAAAAAATCGCATGTGAGGTCAACGGTGTGGCCGCGTGCTTCGATGTTGTGCCCTATGCGCGGTTAAGCACGGTATTGCGCGATGAGGCCCAGATGATGGGCGTCAAAAATGGCTGTGATGCCGGCGATTGCGGAGCATGCACCGTCCTGCTTGACGATCAGCCGGTCTGCGCTTGTCTGGTGCCGGTGGCTTCGGTCGAGGGAAAGCGGATACGCAGTGTCGAGGGACTGGCGACCAATGGAATCCTCTCGCGGCTGCAACAGGCATTTCTCGACCATGGTGCAGTCCAGTGCGGCATCTGTACGCCGGGCTTTTTAATGGCCGCGACAGCGCTGCTCGAAGTCAATCCTGAGCCGCAGGAGCAGGAGGTCCAGGATGCTCTGGGCGGAGTTCTTTGCCGCTGCACCGGTTATCGGAAGATAGTTCAGGCAGTCATGGCTGCATCCAAGTCGGTAAGCCTACCGTCTGAACAAGTCTCCCTAATCGGCTCTCGCGTGGTTCGGATTGACGGAGTTGCCAAGGTGACGGGCTCCGAGCGTTTCGGAGCCGACGGGTTCCCGACCAACGCATTGGCCGTGGCCGTTATACGCTCACCTTACTGGCATGCCAAATTTCAGTTCGGCGATATTGCCGGATTTGTGAAGGAACACCCGGGCGTAGTTGCCGTCTACACGGCCAAAGACATCCCCGGAAAAAATTGCTTTGGTGTCATTCCTGCCTTTGCTGATCAGCCCGCGCTTGCCGCAACGGTAGCAAGATTCAGAGGGGAGGCTGTCGCGATCATCGCGGGTGAGAGGCCCGCCATGGCATCTCTCGACTTGTCACGATTTCCAATCGTCTGGACGGAACGGCCGCACACGCTAGACCCTGTTCGCGCAGTCCAGGATGACTGCGTGCAGCTTCACCCCTCGCGCCCGGGAAATCATCTTGTAAGTGGACGAGTGAGCTGCGGAAATCCGGAAGGCGCCCTGGCGAGGACTGCTCATGCGGTTTCCGGATCGATCGAGACTGCATACGTGGAGCATGCCTACATCGAGCCCGAAGCTGGACATGCGATGATGGAAGGCGACACACTGGTCATCCATGTCTGTACACAAGCGCCCTATATGGACCGTGACGACACAGCTGCCGTGCTTGGACTGCCGCCGGAAAAGGTTCGCATCGTGCCGACCGCTACAGGCGGAGGCTTCGGCTCGAAGCTCGACATTTCGGTGCAGCCACTCATCGGACTGGTGGCGTTGAAGACGGGGCGTCCTGCAACGCTTGCCTACACACGGTCGGAATCGATGATGTCGACGACCAAGCGTCATCCTGCGCTTATGAAAGCCACGATCGGTGCGGATGCGCAGGGCCGGATTACTGGCATGCTGTTCGATGGGGTTTTCAACACGGGCGCCTATGCGAGTTGGGGACCGACAGTGGCCAATCGTGTTCCGGTCCATGCATCAGGACCTTACGCGGTGCCGAATTATCGTGCCGAGGCGCGCGCCATCCATACCAACGGTCCGGTGTCTGGTGCATTCCGCGGGTTCGGCGTGCCGCAGGCGACCATTATTCAGGAAACCTTGCTCGACGCGCTCGCCGCAAAGCTGGAGTTAGACAGACTGGAGTTCCGGCAAATGAACGCATTGCAGGACGGCTCCAGAACGGTGACCGGGCAAACTCTTTACGGAGTGGGCATCGGCGCATGCCTTGACGCTCTTTCCGAGCATTGGAAACGCGCTCTGACGCAAGCCGAAGCGTTCAATGCCGTGAACATCACGATAAGACGCGGGGTGGGCATTGCGTCATGCTGGTATGGCTGCGGCAACACATCTCTTCCTAATCCTTCAACCATTCGGATTGGCCTTGCGGCTGACGGTACGGTGGTTCTACATCAGGGGGCAGTGGACATTGGCCAGGGCTCCAATACGGTTATCGCCCAGATTGCCGCCGAAGCGCTTGGGCTGCCGTTGTCGTCGTTCAGATTGCGCAGCGCTGATACCGCCATCACACCGGATGCCGGGAAGACCTCCGCTTCCCGGCAGACGTTTGTATCGGGCAAGGCGGCCGAAAAAGCCGCGCGCGCACTGCGCAATATGCTGCTGCGCTACGCCAATGTGACCAATAGTGCGGAGCTGGCGCTTGAGGGCTCAGATCTGGTCATTGGGAACGGTGCTTCGGCGCGGCGCCTAGCGCTGGGCTCCCTCCCGGCAAATGCTCACGATCTTGTCTTCATGGCGGAAGAAACATACGATCCGCCGACAACCGTGCTCGACGAAAACGGCCAAGGGACACCTTACGCGGTCTACGGTTATGGTGCCCAGATTGTTGAGCTTTCCGTGGACACGGCCTTGGGAACCGTCAGCCTGTCACGGATAACGGCGGCGCACGATGTTGGCCGCGCCATAAACCCGACCCTCGCCGAGGGCCAAATTGAGGGCGGCATCGCTCAGGGAATCGGCATGGCATTGATGGAGGAATATGTCCCCGGCAGAACTGAAAACCTGCACGATTACCTTATCCCCACCATCGGCGACGTCCCGCCGATTGAAACGATCCTCATAGAAGTGCCGGACCCGGAAGGCCCTTTCGGAGCAAAGGGGCTCGGCGAACATGTGTTGATCCCGACTGCACCGGCGATCCTCAATGCCATTCGCCATGCGACAGGTGCGCTGGTGACACGGCTGCCGGCCACGCCAACCAGGGTCCTCGCCGCTATTCAGGCATTGGAGGAACACGCGTGA
- a CDS encoding MarR family winged helix-turn-helix transcriptional regulator gives MSNEDNLLKLVSDEEPARDYQLQDQIGFVLRKAHQRHVAIFAAAIADLTPPQFAALAKLYDVGETSQNQLGQLIAMDAATVKGVIDRLKARGLVVLSKNDGDKRRLMVNLSDEGRRAILSMVPRAREISENTLSPLSPKEAETLLKLLAKIS, from the coding sequence ATGAGCAATGAAGACAATCTGCTGAAGCTGGTCTCCGATGAAGAGCCCGCGCGCGACTACCAGCTGCAGGACCAGATTGGCTTTGTGTTGCGCAAGGCTCACCAACGCCACGTCGCTATTTTCGCCGCCGCCATCGCAGACCTGACGCCGCCGCAATTTGCGGCGTTGGCCAAGCTTTACGACGTCGGCGAAACCTCGCAAAACCAACTCGGCCAGCTGATCGCCATGGATGCTGCAACGGTCAAAGGCGTGATCGATCGGCTGAAGGCCCGGGGGCTGGTGGTCTTGAGCAAGAATGATGGTGACAAGCGTCGCCTGATGGTAAACCTTTCCGACGAAGGACGCAGGGCAATCCTGTCTATGGTTCCGAGGGCGCGCGAAATTTCCGAAAACACGCTTTCGCCGCTGTCGCCCAAGGAAGCAGAAACCCTTCTCAAGTTGCTAGCCAAAATATCTTAG
- a CDS encoding amino acid synthesis family protein: MPEFTLRKIAVLVEDIFHDGGSVPEAPRRRAAAMALVKNPFAGSYVSDLESAMEDLKPLGLELADRLIKALGDVKTIDGYGKGAIVGTAGELEHGALWHVPGGYAMRERLGDAKAIVPSAKKVGAFGARLDVPLGHINAAYVRSHFDAMEVGMSDGPRPDEILFCLAMTCGPRIHARMGGLAAEGIEKWDGLR, from the coding sequence ATGCCTGAATTTACTCTCCGCAAGATCGCGGTGCTTGTCGAAGACATCTTTCATGATGGTGGATCAGTTCCCGAAGCGCCGCGCCGTCGGGCTGCGGCGATGGCGCTTGTCAAAAACCCGTTTGCAGGCAGCTACGTTTCCGACCTGGAATCCGCCATGGAAGATTTGAAGCCGCTCGGGCTGGAACTTGCTGACCGGCTGATCAAGGCTCTGGGCGACGTGAAAACCATCGACGGCTATGGCAAGGGTGCCATCGTTGGCACCGCAGGCGAACTGGAACATGGCGCGCTTTGGCACGTGCCCGGTGGTTACGCCATGCGTGAGCGTCTCGGAGATGCCAAGGCAATCGTGCCGTCGGCCAAGAAGGTTGGTGCGTTCGGTGCGCGTCTCGACGTGCCGCTGGGCCACATCAATGCCGCTTATGTGCGCAGTCACTTCGACGCCATGGAAGTCGGGATGAGCGACGGACCGCGCCCCGACGAAATCTTGTTTTGCCTGGCGATGACATGCGGACCGCGAATCCATGCCAGAATGGGTGGGCTCGCTGCTGAAGGCATCGAAAAATGGGATGGGCTGCGATGA
- the gshB gene encoding glutathione synthase, whose amino-acid sequence MTLKIAVQMDHVKTVSIGGDTSFALSLEAQRRGHKLFHYTPDLLSLVDGMVVARVEPMQVRDVQGDHFTLGEPVRTDLAEMDVILLRQDPPFDMNYITTTHILERIHPKTLVVNDPAWVRNSPEKIFVTEFADLMPETLITKDPLEVAVFRRAHGDIIVKPLYGNGGAGIFLLHEGDRNLSSLLEMFGQMFPEPFIVQRYLKEVRAGDKRIILIDGEPVGAINRVPAEHDSRSNMHVGGRAEKTELTNREREICGRIGPALKQRGFVLVGIDVIGDYMTEINVTSPTGVREVKKFGGADIAALFWDAVEAKRD is encoded by the coding sequence ATGACGCTGAAAATCGCCGTCCAGATGGACCATGTGAAAACCGTCTCAATTGGGGGCGACACCAGTTTTGCACTCTCGCTGGAGGCACAGCGGCGTGGCCACAAATTGTTCCATTATACACCCGACCTCCTTTCTCTGGTCGACGGGATGGTGGTAGCCCGGGTTGAACCTATGCAGGTCCGCGACGTTCAGGGCGACCATTTTACGCTCGGAGAACCAGTTCGCACGGATTTGGCGGAGATGGACGTGATCCTGTTGCGTCAGGATCCTCCGTTCGACATGAACTATATCACGACCACGCATATCCTGGAGCGCATCCATCCCAAAACGCTCGTGGTCAATGACCCTGCCTGGGTGAGAAACAGCCCTGAAAAAATATTCGTCACCGAATTTGCGGACCTGATGCCCGAAACGCTGATTACCAAGGATCCGCTGGAGGTCGCAGTGTTTCGTCGGGCGCATGGCGATATCATCGTCAAGCCACTTTACGGAAATGGCGGAGCCGGCATCTTTTTGCTGCATGAGGGCGACCGTAACCTCTCGTCGCTGCTTGAAATGTTTGGCCAGATGTTCCCAGAGCCGTTCATCGTGCAGCGCTACCTTAAGGAGGTCCGAGCAGGCGACAAGCGCATCATTCTGATCGACGGCGAACCTGTCGGAGCCATTAACCGCGTGCCGGCGGAACATGATTCACGCTCCAACATGCATGTCGGGGGGCGTGCAGAGAAGACGGAGCTTACCAATCGCGAACGTGAAATTTGCGGCCGCATCGGTCCGGCACTAAAGCAGCGTGGCTTTGTCCTCGTTGGCATCGATGTGATCGGCGACTACATGACCGAGATCAATGTCACCTCGCCGACCGGTGTGCGCGAGGTGAAAAAGTTTGGTGGGGCTGATATCGCCGCCCTGTTTTGGGATGCCGTGGAGGCCAAAAGGGATTAA
- a CDS encoding YifB family Mg chelatase-like AAA ATPase, which yields MVSRVRTVAFQGIEAVPVDVQVMIAPGKVGMHIVGLPDKAVAESRERVQAALHASGLSMPAKKVTVNLAPADLPKEGSHYDLPIALCLMAGLGAIPADALDGFLVLGELSLDGTISAVAGALPAAIGANALGKGLICPHDCGPEAAWAGRDFDILAPRSLIAIANHFRGTQILTRPEASVHPAATNLPDLADIKGQESAKRALEVAAAGGHNLLLIGPPGSGKSMLAQRLPSILPPLSPRELLEVSMVTSIAGELAGGKLTNRRPFRAPHHSASMAAMVGGGLRIKPGEVSLAHNGVLFLDELPEFSPAALDSMRQPLEAGECIIARANHRVTYPARFQLVAAMNPCRCGMAGEPGYRCARGPRCRTDYQARISGPLLDRIDLRIEVPAVTASDLIRPAQAEASAAVAERVARARDIQRQRYEGLGLPHITTNANCTTALIETITAPDAAGLSLMRDAADKLGFSARAYHRVLKVARTLADLDGAETVGRIHLAESISYRMSAERLQQAA from the coding sequence ATGGTTTCGCGGGTGCGCACCGTAGCGTTTCAGGGAATTGAGGCAGTGCCTGTCGATGTTCAGGTGATGATCGCCCCAGGCAAGGTCGGGATGCACATTGTAGGCCTGCCAGACAAGGCTGTAGCTGAGAGCCGAGAGCGGGTGCAGGCCGCGCTGCATGCTTCGGGCCTTTCGATGCCGGCGAAAAAAGTGACCGTCAATCTGGCGCCGGCGGATCTCCCCAAGGAAGGCAGTCATTATGATCTACCGATTGCGCTTTGCCTTATGGCCGGGTTGGGCGCGATACCTGCTGACGCACTGGACGGGTTTCTGGTCCTGGGTGAGTTGTCTCTGGATGGGACTATCTCGGCCGTTGCTGGGGCTTTGCCAGCAGCCATTGGCGCAAACGCGCTTGGAAAAGGATTGATATGTCCGCATGACTGCGGGCCAGAGGCGGCGTGGGCAGGACGCGATTTTGACATCCTCGCACCACGTAGCCTGATCGCCATCGCCAATCATTTTCGCGGAACGCAGATTTTGACCCGCCCGGAGGCGAGTGTTCACCCAGCTGCGACGAACCTTCCCGATCTTGCTGACATCAAAGGACAGGAAAGTGCCAAGCGGGCACTTGAGGTGGCGGCAGCCGGCGGCCACAATCTGTTGCTGATCGGGCCTCCGGGTTCGGGGAAGTCCATGCTCGCGCAAAGATTGCCATCAATCTTGCCACCGCTCTCGCCGCGCGAATTGCTTGAGGTGTCGATGGTGACATCGATTGCCGGCGAACTTGCAGGTGGAAAGCTCACTAACAGGAGACCATTTCGGGCGCCACATCATTCTGCCTCGATGGCGGCTATGGTGGGCGGAGGACTGCGTATCAAACCTGGTGAGGTATCGCTGGCGCATAATGGCGTCTTGTTCCTCGATGAGCTCCCGGAATTTTCGCCGGCCGCACTTGACTCGATGCGCCAGCCTCTAGAGGCGGGCGAATGTATTATTGCGCGTGCCAACCACCGCGTCACCTATCCAGCCCGGTTCCAGCTTGTTGCAGCTATGAACCCATGCCGTTGCGGAATGGCTGGGGAACCAGGCTACCGGTGCGCGCGCGGTCCGCGCTGCCGAACCGATTATCAGGCGCGCATTTCAGGCCCGCTTCTCGATCGGATCGATCTCCGAATCGAGGTGCCGGCAGTCACAGCGTCAGATCTCATTCGTCCGGCGCAGGCTGAAGCAAGTGCTGCGGTAGCCGAACGCGTGGCACGCGCAAGAGACATTCAGCGTCAACGTTATGAGGGGCTTGGTCTGCCGCACATAACGACCAACGCCAATTGCACGACCGCCCTCATAGAAACGATTACTGCGCCTGATGCAGCAGGACTTTCATTAATGAGAGACGCAGCGGACAAGCTTGGATTTTCAGCGCGCGCCTACCATCGGGTTTTGAAGGTTGCGCGGACATTGGCTGACCTCGATGGCGCTGAAACCGTAGGCCGCATTCATCTAGCGGAATCCATCTCATACCGTATGTCAGCTGAGAGGCTTCAGCAGGCGGCCTGA
- a CDS encoding UPF0280 family protein translates to MIGPQARWLADGKRLHLNHGPIDLIIQAFGSPDDMKAAYAQAVARFQTVLGELAAELPELRAASQCEPRTFKSVIAKRMEQATSRHAKKEFITPMAAVAGSVADEVLSALLYEHSLERAYVNNGGDIAFFLAIGEVFHAAIAGTGHGFADRLVINAQDPIRGIATSGWRGRSHSLGIADAVTVVAATAAEADAGATLIANAVDLPGHSAVSRVPAAQISPDSDLSMRLVTTAVGVLSETEVASALSRGLERAEAMIRDGFIEGAALFLQGRSQTCGRPSANTLPKSRAHFSPGSKTQTNGALADA, encoded by the coding sequence ATGATTGGCCCTCAGGCACGGTGGCTCGCCGACGGCAAGCGCCTCCATCTCAATCACGGTCCGATAGACTTGATAATTCAAGCTTTCGGGTCGCCGGACGACATGAAGGCCGCTTACGCGCAGGCTGTGGCCAGGTTCCAGACGGTATTGGGGGAACTGGCTGCCGAACTGCCGGAATTGCGTGCAGCTTCGCAATGTGAGCCTCGCACCTTCAAATCAGTCATAGCTAAACGGATGGAGCAGGCGACAAGCCGCCACGCGAAAAAGGAATTCATCACGCCGATGGCAGCTGTCGCCGGCTCTGTGGCTGACGAGGTGCTCTCTGCCCTTCTTTACGAACACAGCCTGGAGCGCGCATACGTGAACAATGGCGGCGACATCGCTTTTTTCCTCGCCATAGGAGAAGTCTTCCACGCCGCGATTGCTGGCACTGGCCACGGCTTTGCCGACCGGTTGGTGATAAATGCGCAGGACCCGATACGCGGGATTGCCACCAGCGGCTGGCGTGGCCGCAGTCACTCGCTGGGGATCGCTGATGCGGTAACGGTCGTTGCAGCAACTGCGGCTGAAGCTGATGCTGGAGCAACGCTCATTGCAAATGCCGTCGATCTGCCAGGACATTCTGCGGTCAGCCGCGTTCCGGCCGCACAAATTTCACCCGATAGTGACCTGTCCATGCGGCTGGTCACCACGGCTGTCGGAGTTCTCTCAGAAACTGAAGTGGCATCCGCATTGTCGCGCGGGCTCGAACGTGCTGAAGCGATGATCCGTGACGGTTTTATCGAGGGAGCAGCTTTGTTCCTGCAGGGTAGAAGCCAGACGTGCGGAAGACCTAGTGCAAACACGCTTCCCAAGAGCAGAGCCCATTTTTCGCCGGGCAGCAAAACACAAACAAACGGAGCCCTCGCAGATGCCTGA
- a CDS encoding 6-hydroxynicotinate reductase yields the protein MSGLAERFESREPGAKKTGEKVRCDACPVMCYIADGATGACDRYGNRDGHIVRMDPLTILYHAAQSDAELVPFASGTPWTGELIDPDRPFVTAIGAGTTYPDYKPAPFIVSQLVEGIDMVTVVTEGIFSYCGVKVKIDTDRHIGPETATVRVRGEAVGHVTTGEYGSQMLSLGGVHHLTGGSKAEGRITCETMLDLCNRKPVELSIDGGAMLIVEAGKPPVIDGKPEKRMRVGCGSATIGMFATQWRGLVDEVVVVDDHITGVVSEHQAGKVLGWEDTGIKIIGRRSTPGRYFKVSEPGLGWGGTTISDPLSILGDWNANKGARPGLSLLMVSTTGEQFAYYELDEALKPVSRPFPERLAHSVALIEENCEPALCTVVFMGGAGGSLRAGVVDNPVNLTRSVQRLQTYVTVGGAPVYVWPGGGITLMVDVMRVLEGAFGSVPTPALVAPVEFTLTREDYLALGGHKDHIRTVQDVQHAGGEYLNPRQGRLAGEENPWPPRAQLKRQRR from the coding sequence GTGAGCGGGCTGGCGGAGCGCTTCGAAAGCCGTGAGCCTGGCGCAAAAAAGACCGGCGAGAAGGTCCGCTGCGATGCCTGTCCTGTCATGTGTTACATTGCCGATGGCGCAACGGGAGCATGTGATCGGTACGGAAATCGCGATGGTCACATTGTGCGCATGGACCCTCTAACCATTCTGTACCACGCAGCTCAGTCGGATGCCGAGTTGGTTCCATTTGCCAGCGGAACGCCATGGACGGGCGAGCTCATCGATCCCGATCGTCCTTTTGTGACCGCCATAGGCGCGGGAACTACCTACCCCGATTATAAGCCGGCGCCCTTCATCGTCAGTCAGCTTGTTGAAGGAATCGACATGGTCACCGTGGTGACTGAGGGAATTTTTTCCTATTGTGGTGTGAAGGTGAAGATCGATACCGACCGTCACATCGGTCCTGAAACAGCTACAGTCAGGGTCCGAGGCGAAGCGGTTGGCCATGTGACCACCGGCGAATATGGGTCGCAGATGCTGTCGCTTGGCGGGGTCCATCATCTGACCGGCGGTTCAAAGGCAGAGGGCCGGATTACCTGCGAGACAATGCTTGACCTGTGCAACCGAAAGCCGGTGGAGTTGTCCATCGACGGTGGTGCAATGCTGATCGTCGAAGCTGGCAAACCACCGGTTATCGACGGCAAGCCCGAAAAGCGGATGCGCGTTGGCTGCGGGTCTGCCACCATCGGCATGTTCGCGACCCAATGGCGTGGGCTGGTCGACGAGGTGGTCGTGGTGGATGACCATATAACAGGCGTCGTTTCAGAACATCAGGCCGGCAAGGTGCTCGGCTGGGAAGATACAGGCATCAAGATTATAGGCAGGCGCTCGACCCCGGGACGCTATTTCAAGGTCTCGGAACCAGGTCTTGGCTGGGGTGGCACGACCATTTCGGACCCCCTGTCGATCCTCGGGGACTGGAATGCCAACAAGGGGGCTCGACCGGGCCTGTCGCTTTTGATGGTATCCACGACCGGCGAACAGTTTGCCTACTATGAACTTGATGAAGCGCTTAAGCCCGTGTCCAGACCGTTTCCTGAGCGGCTGGCCCACTCGGTTGCGCTGATCGAGGAGAACTGCGAGCCAGCATTGTGTACTGTGGTTTTCATGGGTGGTGCTGGTGGATCGTTGAGAGCTGGCGTGGTCGACAACCCTGTCAATCTCACCCGGTCGGTCCAGCGGCTCCAAACCTACGTCACGGTCGGTGGCGCGCCGGTCTATGTGTGGCCAGGCGGCGGCATTACTCTCATGGTGGACGTCATGCGCGTACTGGAAGGAGCCTTCGGCTCGGTGCCGACCCCGGCGTTGGTCGCGCCTGTTGAGTTTACGCTGACGCGCGAGGATTATCTGGCGTTGGGTGGCCATAAGGATCACATACGAACGGTGCAGGATGTGCAGCACGCTGGCGGCGAATATCTAAACCCACGCCAAGGGCGCCTTGCCGGCGAGGAAAACCCTTGGCCGCCGCGCGCCCAGTTGAAGCGCCAGAGGCGATGA
- the pncA gene encoding bifunctional nicotinamidase/pyrazinamidase yields MFSGALVVIDVQNDFCPGGALAVAGGDAVVPLINALEREFEHVILTQDWHPPHHSSFASTHPGKSAFETIDKPYGLQTLWPDHCVQGSAGAAFHPNLSRTRAELIVRKGFRSEIDSYSAFFENDHVTPTGLGGYLAERGIRDITLVGLATDFCVAFSALDAGRLGLNVTVRLEACRAIDLDGSLDVMLGKMRDADVMLV; encoded by the coding sequence ATGTTTTCAGGGGCACTGGTTGTCATAGACGTGCAAAACGATTTCTGCCCAGGCGGCGCGCTCGCGGTTGCAGGTGGTGATGCGGTGGTGCCTCTCATCAACGCGCTCGAGAGGGAATTCGAACATGTGATCCTGACCCAGGACTGGCATCCGCCGCACCATTCGAGCTTTGCGTCTACTCATCCCGGCAAGTCGGCGTTCGAAACAATCGACAAGCCCTACGGTCTGCAGACACTTTGGCCGGATCACTGTGTGCAAGGGTCAGCAGGGGCTGCTTTCCATCCTAACCTCAGCCGCACGCGTGCGGAACTGATCGTGCGCAAGGGCTTTCGATCCGAGATCGACAGTTACTCGGCTTTTTTCGAAAATGATCATGTTACGCCCACGGGGCTTGGCGGTTATCTTGCGGAGCGCGGAATTCGTGACATCACACTGGTCGGATTAGCAACCGACTTCTGCGTTGCCTTTTCGGCGCTTGACGCGGGTCGCCTCGGCCTCAATGTCACCGTTCGGCTCGAGGCCTGCCGGGCTATCGACCTTGACGGCTCCCTAGACGTAATGCTGGGAAAGATGCGCGACGCCGATGTGATGCTCGTATAG
- a CDS encoding FAD binding domain-containing protein gives MTRYAKPHTVTDALALLAERPWRLLAGGTDFYPAQGNRPVAEPVLDINGLAELRAITTTTTHLIIGARTTWGDIAASRTLPPAFAALKQAAREVGSVQIQNAGTVGGNLCNASPAADGVPALMILEAEVELASQGATRVLPLSEFILGNRRTALAPDELVTAIRIPTRATAGASSFVKLGARRYLVISVAMAAARVALRNGVVEDCAISVGACSEVAMRFPALEKSLVGRSAQGGLRQHVDPCYFEALQPIDDVRGSGDFRRKASCEIVSRALAAACSAAQAQQRSGLGAA, from the coding sequence GTGACCCGTTACGCAAAACCCCACACGGTGACCGACGCTCTGGCCCTTTTGGCGGAACGGCCTTGGCGGCTTTTGGCGGGCGGAACAGATTTTTATCCGGCCCAGGGCAACCGTCCAGTTGCCGAGCCCGTCCTGGACATCAATGGTCTGGCAGAGTTGCGTGCCATTACCACGACCACCACCCACCTCATCATTGGTGCGCGCACGACCTGGGGCGACATAGCAGCGTCGAGAACTCTCCCTCCAGCCTTCGCAGCGCTAAAGCAGGCCGCCCGCGAAGTTGGCTCTGTGCAGATTCAGAACGCCGGTACGGTGGGGGGTAACCTGTGCAATGCGTCGCCTGCTGCTGATGGAGTGCCGGCGTTGATGATCCTGGAGGCCGAAGTCGAGCTCGCAAGCCAGGGAGCCACACGGGTGCTGCCTCTGAGCGAATTCATTCTCGGCAATCGACGTACCGCGCTTGCACCGGATGAACTTGTAACCGCGATACGGATTCCAACACGGGCGACCGCGGGAGCGTCGTCGTTCGTAAAACTGGGTGCTCGGCGTTATCTGGTCATATCCGTTGCCATGGCAGCAGCTCGTGTAGCGCTTCGCAATGGTGTGGTCGAGGACTGCGCAATCTCGGTGGGTGCTTGCTCTGAGGTGGCGATGCGATTTCCCGCTTTGGAGAAAAGTCTCGTCGGTAGGTCTGCGCAGGGTGGGCTGCGCCAGCATGTTGACCCGTGTTACTTCGAAGCGCTGCAACCGATAGATGATGTGCGCGGGAGCGGGGATTTCCGTCGCAAGGCCTCGTGCGAGATAGTTTCCCGGGCACTTGCCGCCGCCTGCTCAGCAGCGCAGGCGCAGCAGCGCAGCGGTTTAGGTGCGGCATGA